The DNA segment ggagcctgcttgggattctctttctctcttcctctgcctttcttccccccacccacccccacctctaaaaacaataaaaaagcagCTCAATTGCTAAATAAATCCCTAGGCAAAAATAAAGCTCAGCCTTACAATATCTCTAGGAAAGAGAAGCAACTGGCTGTATCATTAATTGCAACCATTCACTGAGCCCACACTTTGGGCAAGGCACagcgcttagcataacacttctCACAGATTCCACCCATCCTCCTACCCCTCACCTGTCCCTCTAGTTTATGGCTAGCCTCTGATGGCTCCTCCCCTGTGCATCTCCCATGTCTCGATGTCCATTTGCAATCAAATAAGAACTGGCTGGGTTCATCCTGGACTCTGGAAAACATGACCCTGGCTCCTCAATGAGGACACAGTTTGGTGTTAAGACAACAGCCTGTGAAGGGGCCTCCCTGGAGATCCCCAGGCTATGTCCATACCTAGTTCAAGATGGCAGAGCCCACTTATGTGTGGACAGGCAAACTGTCTATGCTATGTGGACCCCCACATACACCTGACCACAGGCCTCTTCCTCAATCTCTTCTACCCACACCTGCCTCTTACCTCCTACTTACACCCCCCTGGACTCCCAAATGAAGACCAGAGCAGGAGGGAAATGGTGAGGCTATAGATTCATTAAAAATAGCaggagatggggcacctgggtggctcagtcggttgggcatccgacttcggctcaggtcatgatctcgcggtgcgtgagttcaagccccacgtcaggctctgtgctgacagctcagagcctggagcctgtttcagattctgtgtctccctctctctctgaacctcccccgttcatgctgtctctccccgtctcaaaaataaataaacgttaaaaaaaaatgtttaaaaaaaaatagcaggagCTCTGTAGTCAGATAGACATAGGTTTAAATTTCactatttttctaaatagctgtgtgacttaggctggtcacttaacctctctgagtctcattttctcATCTCCAAAAGAGGAATTATCTTCTGTACTCTTAATATTTCTGTGAGGATTAGAAACAATATATATGGGTTATGCCCAGTGGCATTCAACCAATGGTAGCATTGTCAGACATAGGTGTGTCCTTTATgctcatttaaagtatatatacattCGGTCCCTAAATTCTTACAACCACCAGTCTGCAAGGTCAGCACACCAGTGGTGTTACTGTGATGAGCTTGGCTGGGTTATAGCTAAGCTCTCCTGCGAGACCTAGACCTTAGTCTCGTGCAGATATGAACATTTTGGCCCCTCTTCCCTGGTTTGGCTGGGATTGTCCCAGTTTTAACACTGAAATTTCCACTCCTGGGAGCACTGGAAGTTCAGTCTTGGGAAAACAGGAATGGTTGGTCACCCTATCAAGGCAGCTGACCCAGAGCAGATGGAGAAGGTGTCAGACCTGAGAGAAGAAGCTGGGCTTCCAATAACCTTTCCCAGCTGGATGGACCAGCCAGGCCCTGTATCTACTCAGCCCCTCATTCCTGGTTCCCAGCCAAGTCCTGGTTAAGCAGAGGTCAAGGGTGACACCTAGAGGTTATGTTAAAAACTGCAgtatgggagcgcctgggtggcagtcagttaaggactcttgatttctgctcaggtcccaagctcatggtttgtgagtttgagccctacatccagcgctgtgctgacagtgcagagcctgcttgggattctctctctctttgctctctctcttcccctctcacgcactctctcaaaacaaataaataaacttaaaaaaaaaaagaaaacaaccctgTAGTCTGATAATCACCCATCAGCCCCTTGAGGCCttagtttgttcatttataaatattgagGCACTGGACATAAGTCTTGGGGGTCTTGGAAGACATCCTCAAACAAGTTAAATTTAAGCTGATATCTACTGATTGATAAGTTGTTAGCCAGGTACAAGGCAGGtgggaaagaaaatgtattctagGCAGGAAGGAACAGCAAAGACAAAGCTCTGAGTGGGAAGAAGCATGACACTTTCAAGAAACTACAGTATGGAGGAGGGGATAGTGGTGACAACAAAAGTTGGAAAGGTTGTCAGGGGTTAATCAGCTAGGggaaatttttttgtctttacccCAAGTGCAAGCAGAACTTAGTGAAGGTTTTTAAGCAGGACAGTAACATAATCAGATCTACATTTTTCAATGCTAACTCTGGCTACCGGGTGGAGACTTGTTAGGACAGTAGTAAACCTAAAGCCAGGGAGGCAATTAGTAGTGTCCAGGTGGTGTGGCAACAGTGAGACCTTGCACTTGGGTGGTACAGGGGTATGAAGAGGGAGGTGATGGTTGGAGAAATGTTATGGAAATAGAATGGGCAGGGATATGGTGATTGACTGGAGGTGAGGGGTGAGTAACAGCAAGGTTAAAAAATGATGTAGTTTCTGAATAGGACCACTGGAAAGCAATGGGACAGCTGCTGAGATGGGAGCATAAGAAGGAGGACAGTGTTGAGCATGTTGAATCCAAATCAAGCCAGCAAATAAGCAGTTGAAGAAAGATTAGGAAGGGAGACATAAATGCAGGGATCATCTGGAAGGAGATGGTAACCAAAGCCCTGAGGaacaccaacatttaaaaatgagcataggaaaccaatttgacaataaatttcatatattgaaaaaaataaaaaataaataaaataaaataaaaatgagcatagGAGAGATAATGAGACCAAAGGAAAACCAGGTGAGTATGATGTTATAAAAGCCAGGGCAAGAGTATTTCAGAAAGAAGACAGGGGTCAGGTCAActgcaataaaatatttctgagaggCAGTAAGATGAGATCTGAAGATTGTCCATGGGACAACTGAAGATCATTGGTGACCTTAGATCCTTTTAAGGTGGAATGATGGACAGAAAgagtatatgatttcacttatatgaagcTCCTAGAGTGATCAAAAGTAGACTAGTGGTTCCAGGGGTTGGAggcaggggagagtggggagttatttactggggacagagtttcagctGGGGAATAGGTTAAGAGTTCCACAGATAGATGGTAGTGATGGctgtgttgcaggattttttacttTCAATACCCTGGGTTCGTGGTCTCACCCcttcgaagaatgaagaggtggacacaaaatgagcagcaggcaaaagtttattagagtataagaccaaaaaagaagaatagtatgaaagctctctttacagagagaagacattcgaaagtgaatgccaGAGATGATAGGCAAGGgcctttgttttataaggttctggtcagcacccccttcccttccctcttgttCCTTCTCAGATTCTACCTTTATTGGCTAGGTAACTCTAAAGGCCTAGTCattcctttttgatcagctcatttccattgtatgaggtgTGGTCTTAGGCCATACCATCTACTACTTCTTTTaagtcaggtcttttgtcaaattcctgagggaaacctgagggggaggtaatatctgttacattcttaagaggaaccttatgcctgaGAGGGTTTGCTGTGGTcggacactcccagcattgttccaaagtatgttcttttctcttttctcctcaggtcctaatctttccctctctgcctactgattCCTAAGGTTTCCTATCATAGCTGCACagtatgaatgtatttttttcttttaagatttaatttgtagctaatctctacacccaatgtggggcttgaacccacaatcagCAGATCAAGAGTCTCCTGTTCCaccgagtgagccagccaggtgctccacaatatgaatgtacttaataccacaaactgtacacttaaaaatagttaacacAGTAAATATTaccatgttatgtgtattttactacacacacatacatacatacacaaaattcaCCTTCTCTGTAAGGTCTGCCAGGTCACCGCTTGTAAAAAGACAAGCACTCCTTAGACTGGAAGAGAAGTGGAATCAGGTAGAGGCAGGGCGAGAAAGGCGGGAACTTCCGGGCCCGCCTCCTCCAGGGGAAGGGGCTTGAGATAGGCGGGTTAAGCTGAGACCAAGGGTGACACCTAGAGGTCACGTTAAAAACAGCAGCTGATAGTCACCCACGTGGCCCTAGAGTGGAGGGGAATGGCGGGGTGGGACCAGAGACGCGCGAGTTCAAGCACCCACCTTTTTAGgctgggagagaagagacaggacAGGGTGGGGGTCAGGATTTTTAAGGAAGAGAGTGCACCTCCTCTAGCCCCGGGGCTTAAGCTGACTGACAGCTGCAGGAGGGGCGTGGCTCCGCCGGTTTGGCTCCAGGTCCACAGTCCCCACCTCCACCTACGCTGCCCTGGCCACTGTGGAAGGCAGATGTGGCAGAAGGCCTCCTGCAGCGCCATCGCCTCACCCCCTTAGACCTGCGTACTCTCCAGAGCCCACCCCTGGCATCCTTATCCCCAGGAGAAAGACAACGGCGGCCAGGCACGGAGGACCCATCAGGCGAAAGTTCCGCAGGGACTGCTAGGAAACAGGAGTCCTACGTTGGTCACGGCTCAGATGCCAGCAGGGCTGCAGGAATTGGAGTCTGGCCTGGAGGGAGACCAACATCAATGACCACCTGTACCCCACCGCGCTGGCTTCCTAAGCGCTGAATCTGTGCCCAGGGCCAAGGTCAAGCACAGTGCCCTTGTAAGGCAACTATGCCCTAACCAAGATCACCCTTTCTTTAAAACAGCCCCACTTGGCCTTCAGAAATCTACCCTCTCCCTCAAGAGCAAATGGGAAATGATGGGTCAGGGGTCCTGTTTCTGCTCTGTCCATCCACACATAGAGTCCTTGAGAGGAAACCCCTTTGGCTGGACCAAAGGCCTGGGGGCACTAGAGCTGCTCACCTGGGGCCCTGACCATGATAGTCTATTCTCTCTTGGGGCCCTGACCATGATAGTGGGGGCAAAAGATAGCCTATTCTGCCCCAGCTCTCACGGAGCACTATTCCCAGGGACCTTCCCCCAGAATCCACAGCAAAGCCAGGACCTTCATAGTGCCTTCCCAGTGCTCAAGCCTAGGGAGAGAGGAGTAGTCCTAATGTGGCTGTTATTCTGGGACCTACTGCAGCCCCCTCTCCTTGTGACATGTGTCCCTACCCAGCCCACTTTGTTTGCTCTGCTCCCACATAACAGGCCCAGGCTCACAGGTTAAATCCTAGATCCTTTGCCAGGCTGCAGCATATTCTACCTTaatcacaacaaccctatgaagtaggtactattattattcccatttttacagaggagaaaactaaggctcagagaaggttaGCAACTTGCCCCAAGTCATACAACTACTAAATATTGGAGGTAGTTTTCaagcccaggtctgtctggcttTTGGAACCCATGTTCTAAATTTACTAGTCCACAGAATAACACCAAGTGCCTTTTACCACCACTGATCAGCTTCTGGGTACTGCCTTCCTGGCTGCAAGCCTGAACACCCTGCCAGACCTCTTTTTCTCAGCCCTATCCCTCCATCACAGCCTTCTTCCTCTTGCCAATGAAACTCAATGGTATTACATCAGGCTCCCTGACAATCTCCTTTGCAATGCTTTGAACCATAGTATCCATACCAAATGTCTCCCCAATTTTATGCTCTATTGCTCCTCTAAGGGTTTGGCTCATGTTCCTCACtgatttgactttttcttttcttttctttccttttcttttctctctttctttcttcatattttaggttctacatccaatgtggggcttgaactcaccaccccaagatcaagagccacatgctatactgactgagccagccaggtgcccctcctcactGACCTTTTGCTTATCTTTACCCTTCTTGGAGTGCCCTTCCCAAACCCTCCAAGAGCCACTAGCTCAATTCAGGGTCTCACACAATTCTTACACAATTCTCACAAATCTCACACAATTCTGGGTCTTAAGGCCAGAAACACTCACAGAAAACTTCTCTGGCCCAGTACCCAGTCAGGAAGGTGCAAAGAGCAAGGAGGGCTTGAGTTCTAGTCCAAATAGGGTCAGGACCTGGAGAAAGGACACCAGTGCAGCTGTTTCTTTCAGATCCTGAGCCACCAGATTTTTCTCCAAATCTTTCTTGCAACAGGGGATAAAAGATTGTTGAAAGAGAAGTGGGGCTGAAGAAAGAGATAGGTGCAGTTGAGAAATtatcagagagaaagaagagagtttTGTAGAAGCTATATAAATGACCTATCTTTGTACAACATGTTTCTCTGGACCAATTTGGGGAAGGTAAGAAAATCTgtaacttaaaacatttaatatatattttttaacgttttaaagGAACATCAAGACTTAAAGGCAAAGTTCTctaggactctttttttttttttaatgtgaggcttgaattcataaccctgagatcaggacctggatacttagctgactgagccacccaggtgccccctctagACTTTTTAAGGTAAAACTGGTAGAAATGACACTGGTAAGAAATTCAGGGCTtcgggagggggtgggaggtggtagGGAGACGGGGAAGGATTCTGGCTTCTCCCCCAGCTAGGGCTTGTTCCCTTTGCTCTGGGTTTAAAGGATGAGAGAGCCCAGCGTCCAGCACCGAATGAAGGCAGCTATTGTGATCTCCGGGGGCGGAGAAGGGAGGCTCAGTGCCAAAGGGTGTGGCCCAGCCAGAGGCTCTGGGAAAGAGCAGCCTTGCGTCCCTACAGTACCCTCGGCGACTGCGTCTGGGCGGGAGGGGAAAAGTCTGCAGAGTCCCGGGCtccgccccctccctcctgctccgcCCTAGCTCTGGCTCCACGTGGTTTTCACCAAGCGCAGCGCAGACCGGGTGGTCGCAAGGCAGACCCGGATTGCAGAGGGCGTGGCAGGGAGAACCGCAAGCCCCTAAGGGGGTCGGGTCTGTGACTTCTCCCCGGAAAAGAGCGAGGAACGCGCTCTGCGGGAAAAACTGGACTCCACAGGCTTCCGACGACAAGCCTGGGACGAAGAGTCCGGGAGTTCTCAAGGACAGGTGAACGGCCCCAGGAGAAGGACAGGCAGGGTCACCATCTGGACCGCCATGGCCGCGTCCGCCCGTCGTCTGTGCCACATCGCTTTCCACGTGCCCGCGGGGCAGCCCCTTGCCCAAGATCTGCAGCTTCTCTTCGGGTTCCAGCCCCTGGCGGTGCGGGAAGCAGACGGCTGGCGGCAGTTGGCCCTGCGCAGCGGCGACGCGGTCTTTTTGGTGAACGAGGGCGCTgggccccaggagcccctgtacgGCCTGGACCCACGTCATGCTGTGCCCAGCGCCACCAACCTGTGTTTCGACGTGGTGGATACGGGCGCTGCCGCCCGGGCGTTGGTTGCGCGGGGCTGCAGCGTGCCGGTGCCCCCTGTTAGCGTGAGGGATTCTCAGGGCACCGCCACCTATGCCGTGGTCAGATCACCTGTGGGCAACCTCAGCCTGACTCTGCTGGAGCGCGCCGGCTTCGGAGGGCCTTTCCTGCCGGGCTTCAGGCCTGTGCCCTGTGCAACCCGCCCAGGCTGGGTCAGCCACGTGGACCACCTGACCCTGGCCTGCACCTGTGGCAGCTCCCCCACATTGATGCGCTGGTTCCACGACTGCCTAGACTTTCGCCACCTGCCACTGAGCCCAGGTGAGGATCCGGAGCTGGGCCTCGAGGTGACAGCAGGATCTGGGCCAGGGGGACTGAAGCTCACCGCCCTGCAGACCACGCCAGGCAGCGCTGCCCCCACCCTTGTACTGGCTGAGTCCCTGCCAGGGGCTGCCAGTGGACAGGACCAGGTGGAGCAGTTCCTAGCCCGGCACAGGGGACCAGGACTGCAGCACGTGGGGCTGTACACGCCGAACATAATAGAAGCCACTGAACGGGTAGCAGTGGCGGGGGGCCAGCTCCTGGCTCCTCCTGAGGCATACTACCAGCAGCCGGGCAAGGAAAGGCAAATCCTAGCTGCTGGGCATGAGCCTAGCCAGCTAGCCCGACAGGGGATCCTGCTAGATGGCGATGAAGGCAAGTTTCTGCTTCAAGTCTTCACCAAGTCTCTCTTTCCAGAGGACACCTTCTTCTTGGAGCTGATTCAGAGGCAGGGGGCGACAGGCTTTGGCCAGGGCAACATCCGGGCCCTGTGGCAGTCGGTGCAGGAGGAGCAAGCCTCCAGGAATCAAGAAACCTGAGAAGGGTTGGGGCTGGGTTCACCCTCCTGTCCTGGAGCACAGGGCCTATTGCAACGGAGAAACACCCATGGAGGCTTGGAGTGGAGAGGGCTTTGTCCCCAGGGCCATACCTGCCAGAACTTGAATCTCTCACTGGGGTGCCAAAGAggtgggattttattttttcttttaaactatgaAATATTCTTACATAGTCTATAACTAATATATATGCAAGATATAAAGAATAAAGGAATTACGTAATTAGGAAACAGAATATATCAATACTTTTGAACCTTCCTTGTGACCTCTGATCCCATTTCCCTTCACCCCACCCCTAATTTTATTAACTCCCTGATTTTCTATATTGTTTCACTACATATGAAACAATACAGATATAAATTTAGTATTTGAGGTAGGAATTTATGACAGAACAAATCCTCCCCTGtgtttcccttctccccagggaGCAGCCTCTGCAGGTGGGGAAGGGTTGGGTCAGGGCTGAGCCCAACCACCTGCTCTAAGACAATACCACTACTCCAGTCAGAGCTGACCAAAGACCTGGACCAAGGGTGTTGGGTGTCAGCCACTGGCAGGGGCCCCCTAAAGctgccttctccttctctcttggagGTTAGGGGAGGACAGATCACTTTGGACAGAATGCCCACCTCCACTGCCCAGGGCTGGCTGGGAGCTTGGCCAGAAGTCAGCACCAAGCAGGACTTTACCACTTTCTGGGATCCTCAGAGGGAAAGAATGAGAGGACTAGGAGGAGGGCAGGAAGTCTCCAAAATGACTACAAAAATAAGCACTTTATGAAACAACAGGATTCTCAAGAAGTAGGGGCTCCAGCGGTGTCACTGCGCCATACTGTTGAGGCTGGATACATCAGTGGGGTGGTGGGGCCGAAAGAAACTATCCAGGACTTGCTGGCCTGGGCTGGGCTTTCTCTGCGTGGATGGAGCAGACACCTGGGATCTTTTGGAACCCTGTGCAGAAGCCAAAAGAAGGAGGTACTAAGGGGGCAACAGAGTCCTCTCCTTCCACTCCTCTCCCCATTGCAGTGATAGAGCTCAGTGGTTGTAAAGCTTCCAACCTCTTCTATCAACTCTATATGGCAGCCCAAGGTAGTCTTCCTAAGATACAAACCTCACTCCTCTCCACCAAAAATGCCTTAGTGGCCTGGTGTTCATGGCCCTGACTGGCCTGCACAGACCCTGCTATGCTTACAGCTCCTTGAGCACTGCAGACTGCATTGTGGCACCTTTGCTCATGCTACTCTTGGGCCTGGAAAGAACATTCTTACTGCTGATTCCCCTCCCAGACCTGGAGAAAATGATTCATTTCTTGAACCCAGATTACCAGCTGCATCTTCTAAGCAGCCTTTCCTGATCCTTGCCTCCCAGATAGAACTGAAAGCTCTCCACCTTATAAACCACAAAACTTGGTACAAGCATTTCACATACCTGTGACCCTGTTGTTAACATCATTTGTTCTTATTCCCTTTCCACCCTGGACCCTAGACTGTAAGGTTTCAAGATAAGAACTGTTCCTCTCCCTATGGTGAAGCCTGGTGTGGATAATGTTCATCCACAACTGAACTGAAAACCTGTGTGTCATTTAACTCAACTGAAAACCTGTGGATTCGGGCCCGGGGAGAGATGCCTGGGTGAGGGCCAAGAGACTCACCTTGCAGGTCCCCGGCCGCTGGCCCTCATACACACGGAACACCTAGCcaaggacagagggggagagtGCAGGACTGGCATCTTTCCCCAGAAGAGCCAGACCCCTTTGTTCTCTCAACTTCATGCCCTAGTACATCTGTTTAAAATATGGTTTTTTCCTTTTACACAGTAATAGGTTCACATAGAACATATAGGAAGCACAAAAAGGTACAACGAAGACAACACAGGTAGTGCCTTTTTCATGGCGGTGGAGACAGCTGCGGTGTGAAACTCCTCCCGGGTCAGCCAGCGAGCTCCAGGTGGTGTGGTGGTCACTGGGATCTGCCCTTCCAGGGCCAAACCATATACTTGATATGTCAGCTTGATGTGAGAGAAGGTGTGGACCACCTGAAGGGAGGGTCAAGGGACTGAAACAGGCCTGTGGATATGTCCACAAAGCCATCACTCCTGCTCCTTCCACTGGTCACTCACCTGCCCAAAGTGCTGGAGGTGGGTGGCTGGGAGGGGCCCAACCCAACTCTGTAGTTCCCGCAGCAGGGCCTCACGCTGACATTGCCCTGAGGGCTCTGCAGTCACAGATGGGAACTCCCACAGTCCTGCCAGCAGACCTGAGAGGAAGGACAGCCAGGTGTGGTTGGGCCTTAGCTGCTGACTCCTCCATTTCTTCCGTGTTGCTCATGCCACTGCCCTCCACTCCGAGGATCCAGGTACCTGACTTAGGCCTCTGCACCAGCAAAATTCGAGCACCCCCAAGGGCCCTGGGCTGCTCCAGAACACAGGTGGCAGAGCACTCCTCCCTGGGGGGCCTCCGGCTGGCCTTTCTGGGAAAGTTGGCCACTCCCAGGGTCTGGTCCCAGGGCTCTGTGGGAGGCGCACACAGCTGGCACTGTCCAGCGCTGGGAGCTGGGAAGAGAGATCCCAAAGACCCACTCAGGCTTAGGTGAACTTAGATGCCAACCCCAGAGAGCCGGCCGTGGCCCAGCTCTGCAGAATCTTATTCAAGTTGTAGGATTAACTAGAATGATGCTTCCACAAGCAGCTCCATGACAGTGCAGTGAAGGGCTGGGGCTGGTACTTACCACACTCCTCCACATCAGGACTGCCTGGCAGGCTCTGTGAGGCTACAAGCTGTTCCCGCTCCACCTAAGAGGCATAAGGCAAGGTGTCATAGGGAAGGGGGTCACCCTCTAGGacccctgcctgccccttccccagatgGCTCACCCTCTGGTGTGCCCGGCACACGCTCTGCACAGGGCACTGGCTGCAGCGTGGGTGCTGTGGGGTGCATACTGTGGCCCCCAGCTCCATGGCTGCTTGGTTAAAGTCCCCTGGCCGGGCTGGGTCTACCAGCTGCTGGGCTAAGCTCCTACAAGGAAACATTACTGTAAGCCAAAGACACTTTGGAGACACCCTTCCCAGTCTCCCCTATTACCCCAATATCCTACCAGAGCTGCTGGGAGACAAAGGTGCTTCCGGAATCAGCACCAATGGCTCGGACACGGCACAGCACCCGTACTACATTCCCATCTACCACACCAgttgcctggcacagaggaatcCAGAAGTCAGCCTGGTctgggaggaaggtgggtgggcaCACACAAAGTAGGGGTGGGCTATGGACTCACCTGACCAAAGGCAATGGAAGCAATAGCTCCAGCTGTGTACCGCCCCACGCCAGGCAGAAGCTTCTGCAGAGTCTCTGCTGTATGTGGCACATGGCCCCCTAGCTCTTCTACCACCTGATTGGGGTGGGAAGGCTCAAGGTTATGTGCTACCTGAGGCCCTGGGGCtcaccctccctgtctcccccttaCCTTCTGGGCTCCCTCCTGCAGCCGCCGGCCTCGAGAATAGTAGCCCAGGCCAGCCCAGAGCTGGTTCACCTCCTGTGGGTAGAGTCAGAGAGATCAGTGGTCAGTCCTCAGTTGTCCCCATTCCCCCTACCTTAGGGTGGCACTCACCTCCAGGGATGCACTGGCCAGGTCCTGCAGCGTTGGCCACTTCTAGAGCCCGAAGGTGATCAAAAGGAAGTAAGGTCAAGGGTGAGAGAGGTGAAGGAAGCCTTCTTTACCCCCACCCCAAAGGCTAGGCTTTCTCTGGGGTCTGGCTCAAtgaccctccccttctttccctgAAGTCACCTGCATCCATCGGGTATAATAGTCGATCACCGTGGCAACCTGGGTCTGCTGCAGCATGACCTCTGAGACCCAcactgggggagaggggttggCATGAGGGCACTGCTGAGAtgccctgctcccagcccacagCCCCTACACCCCAGACCAGTGGGCATCCAGGCAAAGCAGCCCTGTTCTCAGGAGATGCACTCACCAGCATACGCCCGCCTGTCAGGGTCCATCTCACCCTCTGCCTGCCAATGCAATCCCAGACAAGGAGTTAGTGTGGAGGGGGCCTGGCACTAACCCCCCACTCCACTGTCCCTGCCCCCTAGCCTGCTTACCCGCCTTCTCCAGGGCAGGTCCCGTTTCTCTCGGTCGTACCAGCTCAGAAGGTTCTCCCGAAAGACTGTGACCTCGGCTGTGTCTCTGAATAGATGGTATGGGGAGACAGAGGCCCGTAATACCACCTCCTTCTGCCGCCTGGCCAAGCCTGCTGGGGCCTCAGGAAACTTAGGCATAGTTCCTGCACGGACAGTGCACCAGGTACCCAGGGCACTGTAGTCTGGCTGCTCCACCTTAGTGCTTCCCCCAAACCCTTGCTTAAGCTTTGAACCTGGAGTCAAACCAAAATGCTGTGTATGTAACCTTAACCAAATTTCTAGCCTTAACTTTCCTAGGGTGGTAGTGCTGGCTCCTTTGTCTCTGGGTCACGATGAAAATCCAACAGTTTCAGCCAAGCATAATGTGTACCTGTTCAGGACTTTCCCATTTACAAAACACTTTCAGGCTCATAAACTCATCTGATCCCACAAAAGccacaggaggaaggaaatacaCAAGCTACCACTCCATGTCACTGGTAAGAAAGCAGCCACTCAGAGAAATCATCCCAAAGTTACACAGCAAAGTCAGAATTAGATCGTAATTAGTCCCTTGAAGCCTTGATGCACAACCACGCTGTCTTCCCAGCCTGAATCGACCTTTCTTTCATGGCCAACGAAACCAACCCCTTCACCTTTGACTCAGACCAAGCTCCTCACCATCAGGGGTAGAAGGCTTGACCTGGCTGCTGCTAAGGAcctgcttctcccttccctcatggCCAGACGCCTGATTCTGGCGACAACTCCTCACAGCGGTTTGTGGCTTCTTCATGATGGCCTAGAAGAGAAAGGCCCAAAGTAGTCTGTCACAATGAGGTTGAATCTTGGGGCCCTTCAGTGAGTATAGCCACTTTCTCTACAGCACTTATTATAGAGTGTCTAGCTTTTCTTACTCTCCAGATGCTCATGGGGTTGCTCTTGGCTGGCTGTGGCACTGAGGTATGACCAGTAGGGCTGTTTTTGCAAGTGACTTCAGAGGGACCAACATTAGCATAGTCCTggagacacacacaaaagaagaggctggggctgggctgggggctgtaCAGGAGCACCTGTATGTGTGTCCCTGATGTTTactgtgactgtgtgtgtggaCAGGGCTTCTTTAGGTATGTCTAAG comes from the Acinonyx jubatus isolate Ajub_Pintada_27869175 chromosome C1, VMU_Ajub_asm_v1.0, whole genome shotgun sequence genome and includes:
- the MUTYH gene encoding adenine DNA glycosylase isoform X8, translating into MLKWPTLQDLASASLEEVNQLWAGLGYYSRGRRLQEGAQKVVEELGGHVPHTAETLQKLLPGVGRYTAGAIASIAFGQATGVVDGNVVRVLCRVRAIGADSGSTFVSQQLWSLAQQLVDPARPGDFNQAAMELGATVCTPQHPRCSQCPVQSVCRAHQRVEREQLVASQSLPGSPDVEECAPSAGQCQLCAPPTEPWDQTLGVANFPRKASRRPPREECSATCVLEQPRALGGARILLVQRPKSGLLAGLWEFPSVTAEPSGQCQREALLRELQSWVGPLPATHLQHFGQVVHTFSHIKLTYQVYGLALEGQIPVTTTPPGARWLTREEFHTAAVSTAMKKVFRVYEGQRPGTCKGSKRSQVSAPSTQRKPSPGQQVLDSFFRPHHPTDVSSLNSMAQ
- the MUTYH gene encoding adenine DNA glycosylase isoform X6, with the protein product MLLDIPKEALSTHTVTDYANVGPSEVTCKNSPTGHTSVPQPAKSNPMSIWRAIMKKPQTAVRSCRQNQASGHEGREKQVLSSSQVKPSTPDGTMPKFPEAPAGLARRQKEVVLRASVSPYHLFRDTAEVTVFRENLLSWYDREKRDLPWRRRAEGEMDPDRRAYAVWVSEVMLQQTQVATVIDYYTRWMQKWPTLQDLASASLEEVNQLWAGLGYYSRGRRLQEGAQKVVEELGGHVPHTAETLQKLLPGVGRYTAGAIASIAFGQATGVVDGNVVRVLCRVRAIGADSGSTFVSQQLWSLAQQLVDPARPGDFNQAAMELGATVCTPQHPRCSQCPVQSVCRAHQRVEREQLVASQSLPGSPDVEECGLLAGLWEFPSVTAEPSGQCQREALLRELQSWVGPLPATHLQHFGQVVHTFSHIKLTYQVYGLALEGQIPVTTTPPGARWLTREEFHTAAVSTAMKKVFRVYEGQRPGTCKGSKRSQVSAPSTQRKPSPGQQVLDSFFRPHHPTDVSSLNSMAQ
- the MUTYH gene encoding adenine DNA glycosylase isoform X1, giving the protein MLLDIPKEALSTHTVTDYANVGPSEVTCKNSPTGHTSVPQPAKSNPMSIWRAIMKKPQTAVRSCRQNQASGHEGREKQVLSSSQVKPSTPDGTMPKFPEAPAGLARRQKEVVLRASVSPYHLFRDTAEVTVFRENLLSWYDREKRDLPWRRRAEGEMDPDRRAYAVWVSEVMLQQTQVATVIDYYTRWMQKWPTLQDLASASLEEVNQLWAGLGYYSRGRRLQEGAQKVVEELGGHVPHTAETLQKLLPGVGRYTAGAIASIAFGQATGVVDGNVVRVLCRVRAIGADSGSTFVSQQLWSLAQQLVDPARPGDFNQAAMELGATVCTPQHPRCSQCPVQSVCRAHQRVEREQLVASQSLPGSPDVEECAPSAGQCQLCAPPTEPWDQTLGVANFPRKASRRPPREECSATCVLEQPRALGGARILLVQRPKSGLLAGLWEFPSVTAEPSGQCQREALLRELQSWVGPLPATHLQHFGQVVHTFSHIKLTYQVYGLALEGQIPVTTTPPGARWLTREEFHTAAVSTAMKKVFRVYEGQRPGTCKGSKRSQVSAPSTQRKPSPGQQVLDSFFRPHHPTDVSSLNSMAQ
- the MUTYH gene encoding adenine DNA glycosylase isoform X7 — translated: MDPDRRAYAVWVSEVMLQQTQVATVIDYYTRWMQKWPTLQDLASASLEEVNQLWAGLGYYSRGRRLQEGAQKVVEELGGHVPHTAETLQKLLPGVGRYTAGAIASIAFGQATGVVDGNVVRVLCRVRAIGADSGSTFVSQQLWSLAQQLVDPARPGDFNQAAMELGATVCTPQHPRCSQCPVQSVCRAHQRVEREQLVASQSLPGSPDVEECAPSAGQCQLCAPPTEPWDQTLGVANFPRKASRRPPREECSATCVLEQPRALGGARILLVQRPKSGLLAGLWEFPSVTAEPSGQCQREALLRELQSWVGPLPATHLQHFGQVVHTFSHIKLTYQVYGLALEGQIPVTTTPPGARWLTREEFHTAAVSTAMKKVFRVYEGQRPGTCKGSKRSQVSAPSTQRKPSPGQQVLDSFFRPHHPTDVSSLNSMAQ